The Neoarius graeffei isolate fNeoGra1 chromosome 10, fNeoGra1.pri, whole genome shotgun sequence genome has a segment encoding these proteins:
- the rnf34a gene encoding E3 ubiquitin-protein ligase RNF34a isoform X4: protein MEAGASCVWESCCGLLNEVMGAGAVRGQQPGFGGAGPFRFAPSAGYSTHTHPRTHRQTHTHTHTHSQSHTRTAPHSHTLSCQSCRESFSIFRRRYVCCECRRSFCSVCSVLQENLRICCTCNLLKGTAFQRPRLMKLRVKDLRRYLTLHNINTDTCREKEDLVNLVLFHQGVESEDESDTPTFPLNTPANIDSASILSSAQEEPISRDGGSGSTSEQLVDSASLFTFEPTEQTPEAVRRAGRASLSDLSCVDDVEQLTVRQLKEILARNFVNFSGCCEKWELVERVRRLYTENQDNRKSMEDVSRAISTDSGSARLAADENLCRICMDAVIDCVLLECGHMVTCTKCGKRMSECPICRQYVIRAVHVFRS from the exons ATGGAG gcaGGAGCCTCGTGTGTGTGGGAATCGTGTTGTGGTCTGCTGAACGAGGTGATGGGGGCGGGGGCAGTGAGAGGACAGCAGCCCGGATTCGGAGGAGCCGGTCCATTCCGCTTCGCTCCGTCTGCTGgatattccacacacacacaccctcgcactCACAGAcagactcatacacacactcacacacattctcagagTCACACTCGCACAgcccctcactcacacacactcagctgtCAGTCATGCAGGGAGAGCTTCTCCATCTTCAGGAGGAGG tATGTGTGTTGTGAGTGTAGGCGGAGTTTCTGCTCAGTGTGTTCGGTTCTGCAGGAGAACCTGAGGATCTGCTGCACGTGTAATCTGCTGAAGGGGACGGCGTTCCAGAGGCCACGCCTCATGAAACTGCGTGTTAAAGACTTGCGACGCTACTTAACATTGCACAACATCAACACCGACACCTGCAG AGAAAAAGAGGACTTGGTGAATTTAGTGCTGTTTCACCAAGGGGTGGAGAGTGAGGACGAGTCGGACACGCCCACCTTCCCACTGAACACCCCAGCCAACATAGACTCCGCCTCCATACTCTCATCTGCTCAGGAAGAGCCAATCAGCAGGGACGGTGGTTCAGGATCCACCAGTGAG cagCTCGTTGACTCGGCGTCTCTTTTCACCTTTGAACCCACAGAACAAACCCCAGAG GCAGTGCGGAGGGCGGGGCGAGCGTCTCTCTCTGACCTGTCGTGCGTGGACGACGTGGAGCAGCTCACGGTGCGTCAGCTGAAGGAAATCCTGGCTCGGAATTTCGTCAACTTTTCTGGCTGCTGTGAGAAGTGGGAGCTGGTGGAGAGAGTGAGGAGACTGTACACTGAGAACCAGGACAACCGCAAGTCCA TGGAGGATGTGAGCCGCGCcatcagcacag ACAGTGGGAGCGCTCGGCTGGCAGCGGATGAGAATCTGTGTCGTATCTGCATGGACGCAGTAATCGACTGCGTGCTGTTGgagtgtggtcacatggtcacgtgTACGAAGTGCGGGAAACGCATGAGCGAGTGTCCCATCTGCAGGCAGTACGTCATCCGCGCCGTGCACGTCTTCAGGTCCTga
- the rnf34a gene encoding E3 ubiquitin-protein ligase RNF34a isoform X3 — MKAGASCVWESCCGLLNEVMGAGAVRGQQPGFGGAGPFRFAPSAGYSTHTHPRTHRQTHTHTHTHSQSHTRTAPHSHTLSCQSCRESFSIFRRRYVCCECRRSFCSVCSVLQENLRICCTCNLLKGTAFQRPRLMKLRVKDLRRYLTLHNINTDTCREKEDLVNLVLFHQGVESEDESDTPTFPLNTPANIDSASILSSAQEEPISRDGGSGSTSEQLVDSASLFTFEPTEQTPEAVRRAGRASLSDLSCVDDVEQLTVRQLKEILARNFVNFSGCCEKWELVERVRRLYTENQDNRKSMEDVSRAISTDSGSARLAADENLCRICMDAVIDCVLLECGHMVTCTKCGKRMSECPICRQYVIRAVHVFRS, encoded by the exons ATGAAG gcaGGAGCCTCGTGTGTGTGGGAATCGTGTTGTGGTCTGCTGAACGAGGTGATGGGGGCGGGGGCAGTGAGAGGACAGCAGCCCGGATTCGGAGGAGCCGGTCCATTCCGCTTCGCTCCGTCTGCTGgatattccacacacacacaccctcgcactCACAGAcagactcatacacacactcacacacattctcagagTCACACTCGCACAgcccctcactcacacacactcagctgtCAGTCATGCAGGGAGAGCTTCTCCATCTTCAGGAGGAGG tATGTGTGTTGTGAGTGTAGGCGGAGTTTCTGCTCAGTGTGTTCGGTTCTGCAGGAGAACCTGAGGATCTGCTGCACGTGTAATCTGCTGAAGGGGACGGCGTTCCAGAGGCCACGCCTCATGAAACTGCGTGTTAAAGACTTGCGACGCTACTTAACATTGCACAACATCAACACCGACACCTGCAG AGAAAAAGAGGACTTGGTGAATTTAGTGCTGTTTCACCAAGGGGTGGAGAGTGAGGACGAGTCGGACACGCCCACCTTCCCACTGAACACCCCAGCCAACATAGACTCCGCCTCCATACTCTCATCTGCTCAGGAAGAGCCAATCAGCAGGGACGGTGGTTCAGGATCCACCAGTGAG cagCTCGTTGACTCGGCGTCTCTTTTCACCTTTGAACCCACAGAACAAACCCCAGAG GCAGTGCGGAGGGCGGGGCGAGCGTCTCTCTCTGACCTGTCGTGCGTGGACGACGTGGAGCAGCTCACGGTGCGTCAGCTGAAGGAAATCCTGGCTCGGAATTTCGTCAACTTTTCTGGCTGCTGTGAGAAGTGGGAGCTGGTGGAGAGAGTGAGGAGACTGTACACTGAGAACCAGGACAACCGCAAGTCCA TGGAGGATGTGAGCCGCGCcatcagcacag ACAGTGGGAGCGCTCGGCTGGCAGCGGATGAGAATCTGTGTCGTATCTGCATGGACGCAGTAATCGACTGCGTGCTGTTGgagtgtggtcacatggtcacgtgTACGAAGTGCGGGAAACGCATGAGCGAGTGTCCCATCTGCAGGCAGTACGTCATCCGCGCCGTGCACGTCTTCAGGTCCTga
- the rnf34a gene encoding E3 ubiquitin-protein ligase RNF34a isoform X5, with amino-acid sequence MGAGAVRGQQPGFGGAGPFRFAPSAGYSTHTHPRTHRQTHTHTHTHSQSHTRTAPHSHTLSCQSCRESFSIFRRRYVCCECRRSFCSVCSVLQENLRICCTCNLLKGTAFQRPRLMKLRVKDLRRYLTLHNINTDTCREKEDLVNLVLFHQGVESEDESDTPTFPLNTPANIDSASILSSAQEEPISRDGGSGSTSEQLVDSASLFTFEPTEQTPEAVRRAGRASLSDLSCVDDVEQLTVRQLKEILARNFVNFSGCCEKWELVERVRRLYTENQDNRKSMEDVSRAISTDSGSARLAADENLCRICMDAVIDCVLLECGHMVTCTKCGKRMSECPICRQYVIRAVHVFRS; translated from the exons ATGGGGGCGGGGGCAGTGAGAGGACAGCAGCCCGGATTCGGAGGAGCCGGTCCATTCCGCTTCGCTCCGTCTGCTGgatattccacacacacacaccctcgcactCACAGAcagactcatacacacactcacacacattctcagagTCACACTCGCACAgcccctcactcacacacactcagctgtCAGTCATGCAGGGAGAGCTTCTCCATCTTCAGGAGGAGG tATGTGTGTTGTGAGTGTAGGCGGAGTTTCTGCTCAGTGTGTTCGGTTCTGCAGGAGAACCTGAGGATCTGCTGCACGTGTAATCTGCTGAAGGGGACGGCGTTCCAGAGGCCACGCCTCATGAAACTGCGTGTTAAAGACTTGCGACGCTACTTAACATTGCACAACATCAACACCGACACCTGCAG AGAAAAAGAGGACTTGGTGAATTTAGTGCTGTTTCACCAAGGGGTGGAGAGTGAGGACGAGTCGGACACGCCCACCTTCCCACTGAACACCCCAGCCAACATAGACTCCGCCTCCATACTCTCATCTGCTCAGGAAGAGCCAATCAGCAGGGACGGTGGTTCAGGATCCACCAGTGAG cagCTCGTTGACTCGGCGTCTCTTTTCACCTTTGAACCCACAGAACAAACCCCAGAG GCAGTGCGGAGGGCGGGGCGAGCGTCTCTCTCTGACCTGTCGTGCGTGGACGACGTGGAGCAGCTCACGGTGCGTCAGCTGAAGGAAATCCTGGCTCGGAATTTCGTCAACTTTTCTGGCTGCTGTGAGAAGTGGGAGCTGGTGGAGAGAGTGAGGAGACTGTACACTGAGAACCAGGACAACCGCAAGTCCA TGGAGGATGTGAGCCGCGCcatcagcacag ACAGTGGGAGCGCTCGGCTGGCAGCGGATGAGAATCTGTGTCGTATCTGCATGGACGCAGTAATCGACTGCGTGCTGTTGgagtgtggtcacatggtcacgtgTACGAAGTGCGGGAAACGCATGAGCGAGTGTCCCATCTGCAGGCAGTACGTCATCCGCGCCGTGCACGTCTTCAGGTCCTga
- the rnf34a gene encoding E3 ubiquitin-protein ligase RNF34a isoform X1, translating to MWDYLSHAGASCVWESCCGLLNEVMGAGAVRGQQPGFGGAGPFRFAPSAGYSTHTHPRTHRQTHTHTHTHSQSHTRTAPHSHTLSCQSCRESFSIFRRRYVCCECRRSFCSVCSVLQENLRICCTCNLLKGTAFQRPRLMKLRVKDLRRYLTLHNINTDTCREKEDLVNLVLFHQGVESEDESDTPTFPLNTPANIDSASILSSAQEEPISRDGGSGSTSEQLVDSASLFTFEPTEQTPEAVRRAGRASLSDLSCVDDVEQLTVRQLKEILARNFVNFSGCCEKWELVERVRRLYTENQDNRKSMEDVSRAISTDSGSARLAADENLCRICMDAVIDCVLLECGHMVTCTKCGKRMSECPICRQYVIRAVHVFRS from the exons ATGTGGGATTATTTATCTCAC gcaGGAGCCTCGTGTGTGTGGGAATCGTGTTGTGGTCTGCTGAACGAGGTGATGGGGGCGGGGGCAGTGAGAGGACAGCAGCCCGGATTCGGAGGAGCCGGTCCATTCCGCTTCGCTCCGTCTGCTGgatattccacacacacacaccctcgcactCACAGAcagactcatacacacactcacacacattctcagagTCACACTCGCACAgcccctcactcacacacactcagctgtCAGTCATGCAGGGAGAGCTTCTCCATCTTCAGGAGGAGG tATGTGTGTTGTGAGTGTAGGCGGAGTTTCTGCTCAGTGTGTTCGGTTCTGCAGGAGAACCTGAGGATCTGCTGCACGTGTAATCTGCTGAAGGGGACGGCGTTCCAGAGGCCACGCCTCATGAAACTGCGTGTTAAAGACTTGCGACGCTACTTAACATTGCACAACATCAACACCGACACCTGCAG AGAAAAAGAGGACTTGGTGAATTTAGTGCTGTTTCACCAAGGGGTGGAGAGTGAGGACGAGTCGGACACGCCCACCTTCCCACTGAACACCCCAGCCAACATAGACTCCGCCTCCATACTCTCATCTGCTCAGGAAGAGCCAATCAGCAGGGACGGTGGTTCAGGATCCACCAGTGAG cagCTCGTTGACTCGGCGTCTCTTTTCACCTTTGAACCCACAGAACAAACCCCAGAG GCAGTGCGGAGGGCGGGGCGAGCGTCTCTCTCTGACCTGTCGTGCGTGGACGACGTGGAGCAGCTCACGGTGCGTCAGCTGAAGGAAATCCTGGCTCGGAATTTCGTCAACTTTTCTGGCTGCTGTGAGAAGTGGGAGCTGGTGGAGAGAGTGAGGAGACTGTACACTGAGAACCAGGACAACCGCAAGTCCA TGGAGGATGTGAGCCGCGCcatcagcacag ACAGTGGGAGCGCTCGGCTGGCAGCGGATGAGAATCTGTGTCGTATCTGCATGGACGCAGTAATCGACTGCGTGCTGTTGgagtgtggtcacatggtcacgtgTACGAAGTGCGGGAAACGCATGAGCGAGTGTCCCATCTGCAGGCAGTACGTCATCCGCGCCGTGCACGTCTTCAGGTCCTga
- the rnf34a gene encoding E3 ubiquitin-protein ligase RNF34a isoform X2 — protein MWDYLSHAGASCVWESCCGLLNEVMGAGAVRGQQPGFGGAGPFRFAPSAGYSTHTHPRTHRQTHTHTHTHSQSHTRTAPHSHTLSCQSCRESFSIFRRRYVCCECRRSFCSVCSVLQENLRICCTCNLLKGTAFQRPRLMKLRVKDLRRYLTLHNINTDTCREKEDLVNLVLFHQGVESEDESDTPTFPLNTPANIDSASILSSAQEEPISRDGGSGSTSELVDSASLFTFEPTEQTPEAVRRAGRASLSDLSCVDDVEQLTVRQLKEILARNFVNFSGCCEKWELVERVRRLYTENQDNRKSMEDVSRAISTDSGSARLAADENLCRICMDAVIDCVLLECGHMVTCTKCGKRMSECPICRQYVIRAVHVFRS, from the exons ATGTGGGATTATTTATCTCAC gcaGGAGCCTCGTGTGTGTGGGAATCGTGTTGTGGTCTGCTGAACGAGGTGATGGGGGCGGGGGCAGTGAGAGGACAGCAGCCCGGATTCGGAGGAGCCGGTCCATTCCGCTTCGCTCCGTCTGCTGgatattccacacacacacaccctcgcactCACAGAcagactcatacacacactcacacacattctcagagTCACACTCGCACAgcccctcactcacacacactcagctgtCAGTCATGCAGGGAGAGCTTCTCCATCTTCAGGAGGAGG tATGTGTGTTGTGAGTGTAGGCGGAGTTTCTGCTCAGTGTGTTCGGTTCTGCAGGAGAACCTGAGGATCTGCTGCACGTGTAATCTGCTGAAGGGGACGGCGTTCCAGAGGCCACGCCTCATGAAACTGCGTGTTAAAGACTTGCGACGCTACTTAACATTGCACAACATCAACACCGACACCTGCAG AGAAAAAGAGGACTTGGTGAATTTAGTGCTGTTTCACCAAGGGGTGGAGAGTGAGGACGAGTCGGACACGCCCACCTTCCCACTGAACACCCCAGCCAACATAGACTCCGCCTCCATACTCTCATCTGCTCAGGAAGAGCCAATCAGCAGGGACGGTGGTTCAGGATCCACCAGTGAG CTCGTTGACTCGGCGTCTCTTTTCACCTTTGAACCCACAGAACAAACCCCAGAG GCAGTGCGGAGGGCGGGGCGAGCGTCTCTCTCTGACCTGTCGTGCGTGGACGACGTGGAGCAGCTCACGGTGCGTCAGCTGAAGGAAATCCTGGCTCGGAATTTCGTCAACTTTTCTGGCTGCTGTGAGAAGTGGGAGCTGGTGGAGAGAGTGAGGAGACTGTACACTGAGAACCAGGACAACCGCAAGTCCA TGGAGGATGTGAGCCGCGCcatcagcacag ACAGTGGGAGCGCTCGGCTGGCAGCGGATGAGAATCTGTGTCGTATCTGCATGGACGCAGTAATCGACTGCGTGCTGTTGgagtgtggtcacatggtcacgtgTACGAAGTGCGGGAAACGCATGAGCGAGTGTCCCATCTGCAGGCAGTACGTCATCCGCGCCGTGCACGTCTTCAGGTCCTga